From the genome of Schaalia odontolytica:
CACATCACCACCGACGTCGTCACCAACGAAGACGGTCCAGACAATGGCGCCACGGACCCCCGACGCGCCCCGCACAAGCCAGGAAGACCAATGACTGACAATCATGCCGAACATATGCGCGGACTCCTCAAGCTCCTCAACAAGCTGCCCCCCAGGCCGCAGATCACCTTCCGCGGCTACGTCGATCGCACGGTGGACCGCGTGCGGGTCGTCGGCTCGCCGGCGCTCACGTCGACGTCACACAGCCTCGAGACCGCGACGAACAACCTCGCGCGGCCGGAGGTCGCCATCGTCGTCGGCGCCAACGGGCGCGATCTCACCCCGATCTTTGCGCTGGATCCCGACTTCAACCTCCAGGAGGTCACCTACCTCCCGAACTCCTACTTCCTCCAGCACGTCGCCCACGAATACAACGGCGTGACCATCCAGGTCTACGAGGAAATCGTTCTGAACAGCGACTCCGCTGGATTCACGATCGCTCATCGGCTGCTGTCCTGGGATCCGGTCCTGGCCGTCCTCGACCCCGCCCTGCGTGCCGCGCGGGAACGCCCGCTCCCCATGCCCGAAGGAGCCTCGGAGAGGTTCCTGGAGCCCATCCACTGACGTTCCACGCGCGCGGCTCGCTCACCTGTCACAGGTGGGTGAGCCACACGAGCGTCGCGTACGGGATGGTGACCTGCTGCCCGGGCGCATACCCGAGGTGGTCGTAGAGGTACCAGCGCAGGTTTTCCTGCATGCGGGCCCGGCCCTCCTCGGAGGAACGAATGTACGAGGAGCGCGTCGTCCCCAGGGTGAGGATCTGCTCGGGGGTCATGCGGTCCTCCCAGGCGACCTGGGTGAGGGTCATCGGCGCGAAGCCTCCACCCGGCGTGGGCGGGTTGTCGGGGCGGTGCACGTCGCCCGAGCGCATGATGCGCGTCAGGCGATGCACCCACGGGATCGACACGGCCATCTGGTTCCACACGATCGCGAGCGCGCCGCCGGGCCTGAGGATCCGCGCAGCTTCGAGGCCCGCGCGCTCGGAATCCACCCAATGCCAGGACTGGGCAAACACGACGATGTCATACACGTCGTTCGGTAACCCCGTCTCCTCCGCGACGCCGCCGTGCCACGTCACGCCTTCGATCGACGAGGCCTGGGCGCGCATCGCCTCGGAGGGTTCGACCGCGTCGACGAGGAGGCCGCCGCGCGCCAGGAGCTCACTCATCTTGCCGGTGCCCGCGCCGATGTCGGCGGCGCGCAGCGGTCCACCCTGCCCCAACGCGTCAGCACCTCGCGCGCGCTGCGCCGCTTCGATCAACGCGGCCACAGCCTCGTCCGGGTAGGCGGGGCGCACGGAGTCGTAGGCGCCGCCCTCGCCGACGAAAGGATTGACCTCAAGCGAGGAGGACAAGATGTTCGACAAAGTTTGCTCTTTCCTATCAGGAGAGTCTTTTATTCCCGGATCTTCGTGAGCGCTCACAGGAGCGAACTCCCCAGTCGACACACGTTGTCGATGTAATGGACGTGCCACGGCAGGCCTCGCCACTCCTCGTAGGTGAGCTCGCGAGACTTCTCGCGCGTGCGGTCGTCATTGCCGTGCAGCATCTCGACCAGGCGCGAGCTGTCAGCGACGAGCACGATCTCGTAGTTGAGGCCGAAGGAACGCACGTCCATGTTGGACGAGCCGATGATGCACAGGCTCCCGTCGACGATCATGTACTTCGAGTGGAGCATCCGCGGCTTGTGATACAGGTGGATGCGCACGCCCGCCTTCAGGAGCGGCCCGTAGTAGGAGCGCTGCGCGTGCCCGACCAGGAACTGGTCGAACTGCTCGGAGACGAAGAGCTCGACCTCGACGCCCGACAGCGCGGCGTTCGTCAGCGCGGTGATCAGGGCCTCGTCGGGAATGAAATACGGGCTCGTGATCGACACGTGCGTGCGCGCTGAGGAGATCATGTGGACGAACGCGCGCAGGTTCGGCTCGTCCTTGAACGCGGGGCCCGACGGGATGATCTGCATCGCCGAGGCCTGCTCCTCCTCGCGCTCTGCCGCAACCTCCGCGGCGGGCGGGGTGAGGACCTCGGGCGTGAGGATCTCCTTGCACGCGTAGTACCAGTCAACGGCGAAGACCGCCTGGATCTGAGCGACGATCGGGCCGGTGACGGACACGCTCGTGTCGTCGTAGAGCATGCCGGCCTTCGCGTACGAGGGGGTGTCGTAGTCGGGGGCCACGAGGTTGTGGGAGCCGACGTAGGCCTCGCGCCCGTCGATGACCAGAATCTTGCGGTGGTTGCGCAGGTCGGGGCGGCGGATCTGCCCGCGAAGCGGCGCGAAGGGCAGCATTTCGTGCCACTCGATGCCCATGGCGTTCAGGCGGCGACGGAAGTCCTTGTGGCCCGGGATCGTGCGCATGCCGTGGTGGTCGACGAGCAGGCGGACGGTGACGCCGCGGGCGACCGCGCGCTCAAGGGCCTCGTAGAAGGGGGCCGTGTACTCATCCCACGACGTCTGGTAGTACAGGGCGTTCACGTGGTGGGTGGCCGTATCGATGCTGGCGGCCATGGCGCGGAAGGTCTCAGCCGTGTCGTTGTAGAGGCGACCGACCTGTCCCACCGAGGCCGGGAAGCCGCTGAGGGTCCCGGACAGTCGCATGATCGAGGCCGTGTCGTCGTCAGAGCCCGCGGGTAGGCCGTCGGGCCCGTCCGGCGCCTCGTAGTTCTCGGGATCGGGCGCGGTCGAGCCGGCCACGATGGCGTCGACCAGCTGGCGGGCCTCCGGGTCGTCGTCGAGCCTGCGGCCCATCGCCCACCACGAGCCGAAGATGATGTACAGGGGCACGCCGAGGAGGGGCCACAGGAAGATCAGCAGCAGCCACGCGGTCGAGGTCGACGCGCGCCGATGCTTGGGCACGACACCCAGCGCGACAACGCGGATCACGAAATCGATGGCCCCAAAGAGGAGCCACCCCCACAGCGGGGGTTCGGGAGGCGGCGGCAGCATGCGCCTAGTCTATCGAGCGCCCCAGATCTTGCTCGGCCCAGCGCCGCCAGTGTGGCGCGTAGGTCTGCCCGTCGCGCGCGATCGCCCTGCTGCGCCGTTCGTCCTCGCCGGGGTCGGCGATCCACACGCTGAGGTCGGCCTCGGCCTCGATGGCGCCGCAGCCCTCGATGATCGTCGGGGCGAGGGGGACGCTGATCGTCGCCCCCGTTGTTCCGTTCTCCCAGTCCCAGGCCTCGTAGGAGGAGGCACGTCCTCCCCGCAGGTCGGAGGCGATGCGCCGGGCGATCTGCGCCCCGGCCTCGAGGCCATCCCAGCCGGGGTACCAGTCGTCGAGGTGCAGCACCTGCCAGCCGTTCACAAGCCGAGCGAGCGCGGCGGCCAGCGTGGACTTGCCGGAGCCGGAGTAGCCGTCGATCGTGACGACCGGGACGCCGCGGCGCGTGCCCGCCTCACCAGACGAGGCCGGGGCCCGCACCCCCGCCAGGGCACTCAGGCGGGGGGCGAGCTCGCGGGCGGCCTCATCGGGGCCCATCGTGACGGGGACGGTGACCCGCAGGCCCACTCCCCCACTCAC
Proteins encoded in this window:
- a CDS encoding class I SAM-dependent methyltransferase; translation: MSNILSSSLEVNPFVGEGGAYDSVRPAYPDEAVAALIEAAQRARGADALGQGGPLRAADIGAGTGKMSELLARGGLLVDAVEPSEAMRAQASSIEGVTWHGGVAEETGLPNDVYDIVVFAQSWHWVDSERAGLEAARILRPGGALAIVWNQMAVSIPWVHRLTRIMRSGDVHRPDNPPTPGGGFAPMTLTQVAWEDRMTPEQILTLGTTRSSYIRSSEEGRARMQENLRWYLYDHLGYAPGQQVTIPYATLVWLTHL
- a CDS encoding phospholipase D-like domain-containing protein, whose amino-acid sequence is MLPPPPEPPLWGWLLFGAIDFVIRVVALGVVPKHRRASTSTAWLLLIFLWPLLGVPLYIIFGSWWAMGRRLDDDPEARQLVDAIVAGSTAPDPENYEAPDGPDGLPAGSDDDTASIMRLSGTLSGFPASVGQVGRLYNDTAETFRAMAASIDTATHHVNALYYQTSWDEYTAPFYEALERAVARGVTVRLLVDHHGMRTIPGHKDFRRRLNAMGIEWHEMLPFAPLRGQIRRPDLRNHRKILVIDGREAYVGSHNLVAPDYDTPSYAKAGMLYDDTSVSVTGPIVAQIQAVFAVDWYYACKEILTPEVLTPPAAEVAAEREEEQASAMQIIPSGPAFKDEPNLRAFVHMISSARTHVSITSPYFIPDEALITALTNAALSGVEVELFVSEQFDQFLVGHAQRSYYGPLLKAGVRIHLYHKPRMLHSKYMIVDGSLCIIGSSNMDVRSFGLNYEIVLVADSSRLVEMLHGNDDRTREKSRELTYEEWRGLPWHVHYIDNVCRLGSSLL